A window of the Tunturibacter empetritectus genome harbors these coding sequences:
- a CDS encoding hydrogenase expression protein HypE, producing MVDSPSGITKPSPVSDVHILWITAGLSCDGDSVSVTAAEQPSIEDVLLGAIPGLPRVHLHNPVLAYENGDEFMQFFYDAEKGLLDPFVLVVEGSIPNEKIKKEGYWAAMGTNHDTGQPITTCEWIDRLAPKALAVIGAGTCATYGGIHAMAGNPTGAMGLADYLGWEWRSKAGLPIVNVPGCPVQPDNFMETVLYLLYQVAGLAPMIPLDKQLRPTWLFGKTVHEGCDRGSYYEQGDFATEYGSAKCLVKLGCWGPVVDCNVTKRGWMRGIGGCPNVGGICIGCTMPGFPDKFMPFMDEPPGGMLSAALVGGYGRMIRALRSITNATVNKEPKWRHNRPELTTGYRPAPPNA from the coding sequence ATGGTTGACTCGCCAAGCGGTATTACCAAGCCGTCACCGGTATCCGACGTCCACATTCTCTGGATCACTGCCGGTCTCAGTTGCGACGGCGACAGCGTATCGGTGACCGCCGCCGAGCAACCCTCGATCGAAGACGTTTTACTGGGTGCCATACCCGGCCTGCCCAGGGTTCATCTTCACAATCCGGTGCTTGCTTATGAGAACGGCGACGAGTTCATGCAGTTCTTTTACGACGCCGAGAAAGGTCTGCTCGATCCTTTCGTCCTCGTAGTCGAAGGCTCCATCCCCAACGAGAAGATCAAGAAAGAGGGCTACTGGGCGGCCATGGGGACGAATCACGACACCGGCCAGCCCATCACCACATGCGAGTGGATCGATCGCCTCGCTCCCAAGGCCCTGGCCGTTATCGGTGCCGGCACCTGCGCAACCTACGGCGGTATCCACGCCATGGCCGGTAACCCAACCGGCGCCATGGGACTGGCCGACTACCTGGGCTGGGAATGGCGTTCGAAGGCCGGTCTGCCCATCGTCAACGTCCCCGGCTGTCCTGTTCAGCCCGACAATTTCATGGAGACCGTTCTCTACTTGCTCTACCAGGTAGCTGGCCTCGCCCCAATGATTCCACTCGACAAACAGCTTCGTCCCACCTGGCTCTTTGGCAAGACGGTCCATGAGGGATGCGATCGCGGCTCCTACTACGAGCAGGGAGACTTCGCTACCGAGTACGGTTCTGCAAAATGCCTCGTCAAGCTCGGTTGCTGGGGCCCGGTCGTCGACTGCAACGTCACCAAGCGCGGCTGGATGCGTGGCATCGGCGGATGTCCTAATGTCGGCGGCATCTGCATCGGATGCACCATGCCCGGCTTCCCCGATAAGTTCATGCCATTTATGGATGAGCCACCTGGAGGCATGCTCTCGGCTGCGCTTGTCGGCGGCTACGGCCGCATGATCCGTGCGCTTCGCAGCATCACCAACGCTACCGTCAACAAGGAACCGAAGTGGCGTCACAATCGTCCGGAACTCACCACTGGCTATCGTCCAGCCCCCCCTAACGCCTAA
- a CDS encoding Fic family protein, with product MQLDTLVPVDQRPDADQLSAILDLCAWAHAEWIRIHPFANGNGRTARLWANSLALRYGLPPFIRLRPRPDNGYGDAGAKAMQGDWRPTAVVFQRLLDAFIEEH from the coding sequence ATGCAGCTCGATACGCTGGTACCTGTAGATCAGAGACCGGATGCCGACCAGCTCTCAGCCATACTCGACCTCTGCGCTTGGGCTCATGCTGAGTGGATCCGCATCCACCCGTTTGCCAATGGCAACGGCCGTACCGCGCGTCTTTGGGCCAATAGTCTTGCTCTGCGTTACGGGCTCCCGCCATTTATTCGCCTGCGGCCGCGGCCTGACAACGGCTATGGAGACGCGGGAGCCAAAGCGATGCAGGGCGATTGGAGGCCAACCGCGGTTGTCTTTCAGCGGTTGCTGGACGCGTTTATAGAGGAACACTGA
- the hypE gene encoding hydrogenase expression/formation protein HypE: MPAAEDDLKMEKAIAGESLTPFGSCPIPIFDHKRIVLGHGSGGKLTADLIDKIFLPAFRNPTLDKLDDQAVLNIGGARLAFSTDSFVVTPIFFPGGDIGRLAIHGTVNDLAMSGARPLYLSAAFILEEGLPVDDLRRVVESMRAAAAEAGVQLVTGDTKVVNRGKGDQIFITTTGIGVIEHDISISADRASPGDKIILSGYIGDHGMTIMSQREGLEFEGAIESDCAPLNGLVSAMLATTAPANDFIHTLRDPTRGGVATTLNEIAKHANVGMVLDERTIPVRESVKGACEVLGLDPLYVANEGKLLALVVPEMAGAVLEQMRQHPFGQDAVIIGEVVENHPGMVLMKTEIGGTRVLDVMFGEQLPRIC; this comes from the coding sequence ATGCCAGCCGCTGAAGATGATCTGAAGATGGAGAAAGCAATCGCTGGCGAGAGTCTGACGCCGTTCGGTTCGTGCCCAATCCCGATCTTCGACCATAAGCGGATCGTTCTTGGCCACGGTAGCGGCGGCAAGCTCACCGCCGATCTGATCGACAAGATCTTCCTTCCCGCCTTTCGCAATCCGACCCTCGATAAGCTCGATGATCAGGCCGTGCTCAACATCGGGGGTGCCCGGCTGGCGTTCTCCACTGACTCCTTCGTTGTCACACCTATCTTCTTCCCGGGCGGAGATATTGGTCGGCTCGCGATTCACGGGACGGTGAACGACCTGGCGATGAGCGGTGCCCGTCCGCTCTATCTCTCGGCAGCATTCATCCTCGAAGAAGGCCTGCCAGTAGACGATCTGCGCCGAGTGGTCGAGTCGATGCGGGCCGCCGCGGCTGAGGCCGGGGTACAGCTCGTCACCGGCGATACCAAGGTCGTCAACCGAGGCAAAGGTGACCAGATCTTCATCACGACAACCGGGATCGGTGTGATCGAGCACGACATCAGCATCTCGGCAGATCGCGCCAGCCCCGGCGACAAGATTATCCTCAGCGGCTACATCGGCGACCACGGCATGACCATCATGAGTCAGCGCGAGGGTCTCGAGTTCGAGGGCGCTATTGAGAGCGACTGCGCACCGCTTAACGGCCTCGTCTCGGCCATGCTTGCCACCACCGCCCCCGCGAACGATTTCATCCATACGCTGCGCGATCCGACCCGCGGAGGCGTCGCAACCACGCTCAACGAGATAGCCAAACACGCCAACGTTGGCATGGTGCTGGACGAGCGCACGATCCCTGTGCGCGAGTCGGTCAAGGGCGCCTGCGAGGTGCTCGGCCTCGACCCGCTCTATGTCGCAAATGAGGGCAAGTTACTCGCTCTGGTTGTCCCGGAGATGGCGGGTGCAGTTCTCGAGCAGATGAGGCAGCATCCTTTCGGCCAGGACGCCGTAATCATCGGCGAGGTCGTCGAAAATCATCCTGGCATGGTGCTAATGAAGACTGAGATCGGTGGCACGCGGGTCCTCGATGTGATGTTCGGTGAGCAGCTTCCGCGCATCTGCTAA
- the hypF gene encoding carbamoyltransferase HypF, translated as MHIRGIVQGVGFRPFVYNLATSLGLTGFVFNSSSGVTIEVEGHAATIRTFIESLQHDLPGLAQILELTLSELKVVGSSGFDILESREEIGEFTLVSPDAGTCDACWRDFGDPLNRRFGYPFTNCTHCGPRYTIVQDIPYDRAKTTMSGFIMCDACTAEYGDPTDRRFHAQPNACAVCGPALCLVPRGSSPADCSFAEKDSLPAIRATRQILREGKIVAVKGLGGFLLACDANNDAAVAELRRRKHRPIKPFALMVRDMKRIQRICAVSPEDEAALQHPRRPIVILPRASSDGTVASGLPNVIAPGNNTLGIMLPYTPLHYLLFTDSPESKSEFVALVMTSGNLTEEPIVISNTEALLRLSGIADWFLLHNRDIATRVDDSVVRTIERKETVLRRSRGFAPQTIDLGTEMAQVLAVGAELKNTFCLTRDRHAILSQHIGDLENYETMRFFEETLEKMKHLFKVSPKAIAHDLHPSYRSTRMALASGIERRFAVQHHHAHIASCMVENHLGGKVIGVAMDGTGLGSDDTIWGGEFLVADLAGFERRAHLRAVPMPGGDAAIRQPWRMALSYLRDALGSQMPDNLACFRTVPPTQFRLVDTMLSRRIQTVQTSSCGRLFDAVAALLGLGSEITFEGQAAIALEMAAEPGVLDRYGFDLEQGESTVIDLRQTIVTIVRDIVAERSVAAISACFHNTLSAAIVEVCCRIRKSDGLDRVCLSGGVFQNHLLLGLTAVELRRLRFGVFLHAMVPANDGGISLGQAVIANELLRRGD; from the coding sequence GTGCACATTCGAGGAATCGTGCAGGGAGTCGGGTTTCGCCCATTCGTTTATAACCTTGCCACATCACTCGGGCTGACCGGCTTCGTCTTCAATTCTTCGTCGGGTGTGACGATAGAAGTCGAGGGTCACGCCGCAACGATTCGCACCTTTATCGAAAGCCTGCAACACGATCTTCCAGGGCTAGCTCAAATTCTCGAACTCACTCTCTCCGAACTGAAGGTCGTGGGCAGCTCGGGCTTCGACATTCTCGAGAGCCGGGAGGAGATCGGTGAGTTCACTCTGGTCTCTCCCGACGCCGGCACCTGCGACGCCTGCTGGCGTGACTTCGGAGATCCGCTTAACCGTCGCTTCGGCTATCCATTCACAAATTGCACACACTGCGGTCCGCGCTACACCATCGTCCAGGACATACCATACGATCGCGCGAAGACAACGATGTCGGGCTTCATTATGTGCGACGCCTGCACGGCGGAGTACGGCGATCCGACCGATCGGCGCTTCCACGCTCAGCCAAATGCCTGCGCGGTCTGCGGCCCAGCGTTGTGCCTTGTCCCACGCGGCTCGTCACCGGCTGACTGTTCCTTTGCCGAGAAGGATTCGCTTCCAGCAATTCGCGCGACAAGGCAAATCCTGCGGGAAGGTAAGATCGTAGCCGTCAAAGGGCTCGGTGGCTTCCTGCTTGCCTGCGATGCGAACAACGACGCTGCTGTCGCCGAGTTGCGCAGACGCAAGCATCGGCCCATCAAGCCATTCGCTCTGATGGTACGGGATATGAAAAGAATCCAGAGAATTTGCGCGGTGTCACCTGAGGACGAGGCCGCGCTGCAGCATCCGCGCAGGCCAATCGTAATTTTGCCTCGCGCGTCATCTGACGGTACGGTAGCGAGCGGCCTACCGAACGTCATTGCTCCAGGAAACAACACACTCGGCATCATGCTCCCCTATACGCCGCTGCACTATCTACTCTTCACCGACTCACCGGAATCGAAGTCAGAGTTTGTCGCTCTTGTTATGACGAGTGGCAATCTCACTGAGGAACCGATTGTGATCTCAAACACGGAGGCGCTCCTGCGTTTGTCGGGCATCGCCGACTGGTTCCTCTTGCATAATCGTGATATCGCCACACGAGTGGACGATTCGGTGGTTCGCACCATAGAACGAAAAGAAACTGTGCTGCGTCGCTCACGCGGCTTCGCGCCGCAGACTATCGATTTGGGCACGGAGATGGCACAAGTTCTGGCCGTCGGAGCGGAGCTGAAAAATACATTCTGCTTGACCCGAGATAGGCACGCCATCTTGAGCCAGCACATTGGCGACCTCGAAAACTATGAAACCATGCGCTTCTTCGAGGAGACACTGGAGAAGATGAAGCATCTCTTCAAAGTTTCACCCAAGGCCATCGCACACGATCTACATCCCAGCTATCGAAGCACGCGCATGGCGCTCGCCTCTGGCATCGAGCGCAGGTTTGCGGTGCAGCATCATCATGCGCACATCGCCAGCTGCATGGTGGAAAATCACCTCGGCGGAAAGGTCATCGGCGTCGCCATGGACGGCACTGGTCTTGGCTCCGATGACACCATCTGGGGCGGCGAATTCCTGGTGGCGGATCTCGCTGGCTTCGAGCGCCGCGCCCACCTCCGCGCCGTGCCGATGCCTGGCGGCGATGCGGCGATACGTCAGCCCTGGCGAATGGCCCTGAGCTACCTCCGGGATGCTCTTGGTTCTCAAATGCCTGACAATCTTGCGTGTTTCCGGACAGTTCCCCCCACGCAGTTCAGGCTTGTGGACACGATGCTTTCGCGGCGCATTCAGACGGTGCAGACCTCTTCGTGCGGACGCCTGTTCGACGCGGTAGCGGCGCTGTTGGGGCTGGGCTCCGAGATCACCTTCGAAGGGCAGGCGGCCATTGCGCTGGAGATGGCGGCGGAGCCAGGCGTCTTGGATCGGTACGGGTTTGATCTGGAGCAAGGTGAATCGACGGTGATAGATCTTCGTCAAACCATCGTGACGATCGTCAGGGATATCGTTGCGGAACGGTCTGTGGCCGCGATCTCCGCCTGCTTTCACAACACGCTCAGCGCCGCCATCGTCGAGGTCTGCTGCCGCATCCGCAAGAGCGACGGACTGGACCGCGTATGCCTAAGCGGCGGCGTATTTCAAAATCATCTTCTGCTGGGACTTACGGCAGTCGAGTTGCGTCGTTTGCGATTTGGAGTATTCTTGCACGCGATGGTTCCTGCGAACGACGGTGGTATTTCGTTGGGTCAAGCGGTGATCGCGAACGAGTTATTGCGTCGAGGAGACTGA
- a CDS encoding HypC/HybG/HupF family hydrogenase formation chaperone — MCLAIPGKVVDTYDQRGLRMARVQFGGIVREACLEYVPETQVGEYVLVHVGFAISRIDEAEAERTYQTLKDLDQLTELESPVVEEIAETDKPFYPAWMNAGGLRR; from the coding sequence ATGTGCCTGGCAATTCCCGGCAAAGTGGTAGATACCTACGACCAACGCGGTCTGCGCATGGCCAGGGTCCAGTTCGGCGGCATCGTTCGCGAAGCATGCCTGGAGTATGTTCCGGAGACTCAGGTGGGCGAATACGTCTTGGTCCATGTCGGCTTCGCCATCAGTCGAATCGATGAAGCGGAAGCAGAACGTACCTACCAGACGCTGAAGGATCTGGATCAACTCACCGAGCTGGAGTCCCCGGTTGTCGAAGAGATCGCTGAGACGGACAAGCCGTTCTACCCAGCCTGGATGAACGCCGGAGGGCTTCGCCGATGA
- a CDS encoding PadR family transcriptional regulator codes for MTTQSKFDLPQGTLDLLILRVVALRPVHGYAIAQRIQQISKEALQVQQGSLYPALHRLENKKFLVAEWGPSETGREAKFYRLTTKGRTQLKNETESWARLIEVVGLILQHPQGETT; via the coding sequence ATGACGACTCAATCCAAATTTGATCTCCCACAAGGTACGCTGGATTTGCTGATCCTCCGCGTTGTTGCGTTGAGGCCAGTCCACGGCTATGCGATTGCGCAGCGCATTCAACAGATTTCGAAAGAGGCACTGCAGGTACAACAGGGTTCTCTCTACCCCGCTCTGCATCGACTGGAAAACAAGAAGTTCCTCGTTGCCGAATGGGGACCGAGCGAGACTGGTCGCGAGGCGAAGTTTTACCGGTTGACGACGAAGGGTCGAACGCAACTGAAGAACGAAACCGAAAGCTGGGCCCGCTTGATTGAAGTTGTCGGCCTGATTCTGCAACATCCGCAAGGAGAGACCACATGA
- the hypD gene encoding hydrogenase formation protein HypD codes for MKYLDEYRNGDIAAKIVAEMRRVQTRPWVLMEVCGGQTHSIVKNGLDHLLPEGVELVHGPGCPVCVTPLEMIDKAHAIARSPNVIFCSFGDMLRVPGSDGDLFSIKSLGSDIRIVYSPLDCLKIARANPDKQVVFFAIGFETTAPANAMLAWRAREEQVNNLSLLVSHVLVPPALEAILNASDNRVQGFLGPGHVCAVMGYSEYDPISARHHVPIVITGFEPVDILEGTLMTIKQLEEGRATVENQYSRILNRKGNLPAQELIGKVFAVGDRKWRGIGSIPMSGYHLRDEFFQHDAEKLFDVAEIATLEPEVCISGQVLRGIRKPHDCSAFGTLCTPQHPLGATMVSAEGACAAYYAYGRHLNPQGADKLHQIVPEPVLDDVSVKPRKEREYSHASR; via the coding sequence ATGAAGTATCTTGATGAGTATCGGAATGGGGACATAGCGGCGAAGATCGTCGCCGAGATGCGCCGGGTGCAGACCCGGCCGTGGGTTTTGATGGAAGTCTGCGGCGGCCAGACCCACTCGATTGTCAAGAATGGCCTGGACCATCTGCTGCCGGAGGGTGTCGAACTCGTGCACGGACCAGGCTGCCCGGTATGCGTCACGCCGCTTGAAATGATTGACAAAGCGCACGCCATAGCACGCTCGCCTAATGTGATCTTTTGCTCTTTCGGCGACATGCTGCGCGTGCCCGGTTCCGACGGCGACCTGTTCTCGATCAAATCGCTGGGTAGCGACATCCGTATCGTGTACTCGCCTCTAGACTGCTTGAAGATTGCCCGCGCCAATCCAGATAAGCAAGTTGTCTTCTTCGCCATTGGCTTTGAGACCACGGCCCCTGCGAATGCAATGCTGGCGTGGCGAGCCCGCGAAGAGCAGGTTAACAATCTCTCTCTGTTGGTCTCCCATGTCTTGGTGCCGCCAGCGCTCGAAGCCATCCTCAATGCTTCCGACAATCGCGTGCAGGGCTTTCTCGGTCCGGGTCACGTCTGCGCCGTGATGGGGTACAGCGAGTATGACCCCATCAGCGCTCGCCACCACGTCCCCATCGTCATCACCGGGTTCGAGCCAGTCGATATCCTCGAAGGCACGCTAATGACCATCAAGCAGTTGGAAGAGGGGCGCGCCACGGTTGAGAATCAATACTCGCGCATACTCAATCGCAAGGGGAATCTGCCTGCGCAGGAGCTGATCGGCAAGGTGTTCGCGGTCGGCGACCGCAAGTGGCGCGGCATCGGCAGTATCCCGATGAGCGGCTACCATCTGCGCGACGAGTTCTTTCAACACGACGCCGAAAAGCTCTTCGATGTGGCCGAGATCGCCACGTTGGAGCCCGAGGTATGTATCAGTGGTCAGGTACTTCGCGGGATCAGGAAGCCGCACGACTGTTCCGCCTTTGGAACGCTCTGTACTCCGCAGCACCCGCTAGGTGCAACCATGGTCTCGGCTGAGGGAGCGTGCGCCGCGTACTACGCATATGGCCGTCACCTGAACCCGCAGGGAGCGGATAAGCTTCATCAGATCGTTCCCGAACCCGTTCTGGACGACGTCAGTGTCAAGCCCCGCAAGGAGCGCGAATACTCTCATGCCAGCCGCTGA
- a CDS encoding ABC transporter permease — MNLLQRLLRRARMEKELDDELRFHFESQVADKIQAGTSEAEARRTTRLEFGGLDQIKEDCRESRGTQWLASIAQDLRFGSRILAKSPGFSFTAILVLALGIGVSTLAFSLYNLIALQTIPVRDAATLVSIQRRSPENNAPGIPYASIAYYRDNARSLSAVMATMSVAPMVLNHEEQRINPSFVSSNYFIELGASATAGRLFDPAHESSSGAAPVAVLSFRFWQREFDSDPSVIGKTIYLTGKPVNVIGVTSQAFANLGTENPDVWLPLLQYAYFFEGSKALDDPQFDENILMWGHLAPGVSPSRAEHELLALTGQLRKLYPAVIWDHERILVTPGAHFFSFEDGMPVLAFAALLVLLILVVACANLGGLLLARGVRRRREIQLRIDLGARRSRVLRQLLTESLLLGLLGSMAALPLSYIVLRLTLVYANAPAWMSALPDWRVLIFTAAMGFLAALFFGMLPTLQIVLQKKERTLWHQVVVCVQVGASCVLLIVSGLLVRATLHTLYTDPGFGYEQVLSLNPGLSDHGYTPSTAESYLDQLRSRLRTVPGVISVSMAQNPPLVNTNVMIQGFHVDGRLIKTYPNWVGPEFFETMGIPLLRGRYMHAGETHVVVLSQSLARKRWPTEDPIGKEWSTGKDTVVGIVGNTRAMELNNSDATEIYYSLSAKSLPRMSVLIRTAGAPDGLSPTLQQIAGGIDPKLFPTITPLKAGFSKSIGQIEQVATIISLLGSIAIFLAIIGLLGLVTYAVSQRTKEIAIRLALGANRMEIFLTVLRRFAWPVLAGLVTGVALTAGLSQILRRGLYGISGLDPISYLGAITLLIAILATAALLPIRKALQIDIARILHSD; from the coding sequence ATGAACTTGTTGCAGCGGCTTTTACGACGGGCTCGGATGGAGAAAGAGCTCGACGACGAGCTTCGCTTCCACTTTGAATCACAGGTTGCGGATAAGATTCAGGCCGGCACGAGCGAAGCCGAGGCACGCCGCACCACTCGACTTGAGTTCGGCGGGCTCGATCAGATCAAGGAAGACTGCCGCGAGAGCCGCGGTACGCAGTGGCTTGCGTCCATCGCGCAGGATTTGCGCTTCGGTTCGCGCATCCTGGCAAAATCGCCCGGCTTTTCTTTTACGGCGATCCTGGTGCTTGCGCTGGGTATTGGGGTCAGCACGCTGGCGTTCAGCCTGTACAACCTGATCGCTTTGCAGACGATCCCAGTGCGCGACGCCGCCACTCTGGTCAGCATTCAGCGGCGATCTCCGGAGAACAACGCACCCGGTATTCCTTACGCTTCGATCGCCTACTATCGCGACAATGCCAGATCGCTCTCTGCGGTGATGGCAACGATGAGTGTCGCTCCTATGGTTCTGAATCATGAAGAACAACGCATTAACCCCAGCTTTGTCAGCTCGAACTATTTCATAGAGCTTGGCGCTTCCGCAACGGCTGGACGGTTGTTCGATCCCGCTCACGAGAGCTCTTCCGGGGCGGCTCCAGTTGCTGTTCTCAGCTTCCGCTTTTGGCAGAGAGAGTTTGACAGCGATCCATCAGTCATTGGCAAGACAATTTATCTCACCGGTAAGCCGGTCAACGTGATAGGCGTGACCTCGCAAGCGTTCGCGAATCTGGGGACAGAGAATCCGGATGTATGGCTTCCTCTCTTGCAGTATGCTTATTTTTTCGAAGGCAGTAAGGCTCTGGATGACCCGCAGTTCGATGAGAACATTCTTATGTGGGGACATCTTGCGCCGGGCGTTAGCCCATCAAGGGCCGAACATGAGCTGCTTGCGCTGACCGGCCAACTGCGGAAGCTCTACCCAGCTGTTATCTGGGATCATGAGCGCATCCTCGTCACCCCCGGCGCTCATTTCTTCTCGTTTGAAGACGGCATGCCGGTGCTGGCCTTCGCCGCGCTTCTTGTTCTCCTCATCCTGGTTGTGGCCTGCGCCAATCTAGGTGGGCTGTTGCTTGCGCGTGGAGTCCGGAGGCGACGGGAGATCCAGCTGCGGATCGACCTTGGCGCACGCAGGTCGCGCGTCCTTCGGCAATTACTGACGGAGAGCCTGCTTCTGGGTCTGCTGGGCTCAATGGCTGCGCTGCCTCTCAGCTACATCGTTCTTCGCCTCACTCTGGTCTATGCTAACGCTCCAGCATGGATGAGCGCGTTGCCGGACTGGCGCGTTCTTATCTTTACTGCTGCGATGGGTTTTCTCGCGGCACTCTTTTTCGGCATGCTGCCTACGTTGCAGATTGTTCTGCAGAAAAAAGAGAGAACCTTGTGGCATCAGGTGGTGGTCTGTGTCCAGGTGGGGGCAAGTTGCGTGCTGCTTATCGTGTCTGGATTACTTGTCCGCGCGACGCTCCATACGCTGTATACCGATCCGGGTTTCGGCTATGAGCAGGTACTGTCGCTCAACCCGGGCTTGAGCGACCACGGATACACACCATCTACGGCCGAGAGCTATCTCGACCAGTTGCGGAGCCGACTGCGAACGGTGCCCGGAGTTATCTCCGTGTCGATGGCTCAGAACCCTCCGCTGGTCAATACGAACGTGATGATTCAGGGTTTTCACGTTGATGGCCGCCTGATCAAGACCTATCCCAACTGGGTCGGTCCGGAGTTCTTCGAGACGATGGGTATTCCGTTGCTGCGGGGCCGGTACATGCACGCCGGGGAGACCCATGTAGTTGTGCTCAGCCAATCGTTGGCACGCAAACGCTGGCCGACGGAAGACCCAATCGGCAAAGAGTGGAGCACGGGCAAGGACACCGTTGTAGGGATCGTCGGTAACACGCGGGCGATGGAACTCAATAACTCGGACGCGACCGAAATCTACTACTCGCTGTCCGCCAAATCTCTCCCCAGGATGTCTGTTCTGATCAGGACAGCCGGTGCTCCTGATGGACTGTCGCCGACTCTTCAGCAGATTGCCGGTGGCATCGACCCCAAACTCTTCCCGACTATCACCCCGCTTAAGGCCGGCTTCAGCAAGAGCATCGGGCAGATCGAACAGGTTGCGACGATCATCAGCCTGCTCGGCAGCATAGCGATCTTCCTCGCAATCATTGGGTTGCTCGGCCTTGTCACTTATGCTGTGTCGCAGCGGACCAAAGAGATTGCGATCCGCCTTGCACTCGGAGCTAATCGCATGGAGATCTTCCTCACTGTGTTGCGCCGATTCGCATGGCCGGTCTTGGCCGGATTGGTGACAGGAGTAGCCTTGACCGCTGGCCTCTCGCAGATACTTCGTCGCGGGCTTTACGGTATCAGTGGTCTGGATCCAATCAGCTACCTGGGTGCGATAACCTTGCTGATCGCAATACTGGCCACGGCCGCCTTACTTCCAATCCGGAAAGCCCTTCAGATCGACATCGCAAGAATACTGCACTCCGACTGA